Proteins encoded together in one Amblyomma americanum isolate KBUSLIRL-KWMA chromosome 1, ASM5285725v1, whole genome shotgun sequence window:
- the LOC144125105 gene encoding uncharacterized protein LOC144125105, with translation MRDVYEQGRPVHGVKGPSSLNQLQGFNLVWCLPPDFMHCVLEGVTQQITELWLGATGKAFHIGRNFHELERRIKVLRPPISFCRLPRPISERKNWKATEWLFWLLYYSLPCVSGLIPSRYVSHFSLLCQGVFLLLQTSVSDADLQEADQLLSCFVNRICSLYGESSATFNVHQLLHLAKSVEMLGPLWGTSTFPFENGNGQLLKLVTAAQGVPLQIAERCITKSWLKTSKVC, from the coding sequence ATGCGGGATGTCTACGAGCAAGGCCGGCCAGTTCATGGAGTAAAAGGGCCTTCTTCACTAAATCAGCTCCAAGGATTCAACCTTGTGTGGTGCTTGCCACCAGACTTCATGCACTGCGTACTGGAAGGTGTTACACAGCAGATAACTGAGTTGTGGCTAGGTGCTACTGGGAAGGCTTTCCACATTGGCCGGAATTTCCACGAGCTGGAAAGGCGCATTAAGGTATTGAGGCCACCGATATCGTTTTGTCGCCTGCCACGGCCAATCTCAGAACGGAAGAACTGGAAAGCCACAGAATGGCTATTCTGGCTTTTGTACTACTCTCTACCATGTGTATCTGGTTTGATCCCTTCAAGATATGTCAGCCATTTTTCTTTACTCTGTCAAGgcgtgtttcttcttcttcagaCTTCTGTAAGCGATGCTGACCTTCAGGAAGCAGACCAGCTTCTGTCTTGCTTTGTAAACAGAATTTGTTCACTGTATGGAGAGAGCAGTGCCACATTTAATGTGCACCAGCTTTTACATCTCGCAAAAAGTGTTGAAATGTTGGGCCCTTTGTGGGGTACATCCACATTCCCATTTGAAAATGGAAATGGGCAGCTTCTGAAACTTGTGACAGCTGCACAGGGTGTCCCACTACAAATTGCAGAACGTTGCATAACGAAATCATGGCTCAAAACTTCCAAGGTTTGTTGA